A window of the Brassica oleracea var. oleracea cultivar TO1000 chromosome C1, BOL, whole genome shotgun sequence genome harbors these coding sequences:
- the LOC106313439 gene encoding uncharacterized protein LOC106313439: MEMLRSFSTRTRSRRGGYERVSDDSTFSLLGAKLKRSTSVPYYAPSIKLGAGGVPAILEELPRQKSKKVKPPSKFSHPIFSFLYGKKKKPSTTRKPEFSRYLEYLKEGGMWDARTNAPIIYYK, from the coding sequence ATGGAAATGCTAAGAAGCTTTAGCACAAGGACAAGAAGCCGCCGTGGAGGCTACGAGCGAGTAAGTGATGATTCAACTTTCAGTTTACTGGGAGCCAAGCTAAAGAGATCGACGAGTGTTCCTTACTACGCTCCATCTATCAAGCTTGGTGCTGGTGGTGTTCCAGCCATACTAGAGGAGCTTCCTCGTCAGAAATCCAAGAAAGTCAAACCTCCAAGCAAATTTAGCCACCCTATCTTTAGCTTCTTATACGGCAAGAAGAAGAAGCCATCGACGACAAGGAAGCCTGAGTTTTCTAGGTATCTTGAGTATCTGAAAGAAGGTGGTATGTGGGATGCGAGAACTAATGCGCCTATTATTTATTACAAGTAG
- the LOC106313342 gene encoding salicylate carboxymethyltransferase-like, with the protein MDKRDLEREFHMTGGDGKTSYARNSTFQKKASDQAKHITLETLQELYKETKPKSLGIADLGCSSGPNTLSTIRDIIKAVEFSHRREIPSQPLPEFSIFLNDLPGNDFNSIFKNLPDFHIELKRDAKNGECPSVFISAYPGSFYGRLFPENTIHFIYASYSLHWLSKIPPDLYDDQGKSINKGCVNICSSSPEAVSKAYYSQFKEDFSMFLRFRSKELVASGRMVLIMLGRESPDHVDRGNSFLWELLARSIANLVAQGETEEEKLNSYEMHFYAPSAAEIEDEVKEEGSFELEKLEMLEVDKEKGDEDGVSYGKTAAKTVRAVQESMLALPFGEEILDKLFDTYGRMVDEELAKEDIRPITFVVVLKRKL; encoded by the exons ATGGATAAGAGGGATCTAGAAAGAGAGTTTCACATGACAGGTGGAGATGGGAAAACTAGTTATGCAAGAAACTCTACCTTCCAG AAGAAAGCATCTGATCAAGCAAAACACATAACACTAGAGACACTGCAAGAACTCTACAAGGAGACAAAACCAAAGAGTTTAGGAATAGCTGACTTGGGATGTTCTTCAGGACCAAACACTCTCTCCACCATTAGAGACATCATCAAAGCCGTGGAGTTTTCTCACCGCCGAGAGATCCCAAGCCAGCCCTTGCCGGAATTCAGCATCTTCCTTAACGATCTCCCAGGAAATGACTTCAACTCCATATTCAAGAACTTGCCTGATTTTCACATAGAGCTAAAGAGAGATGCCAAAAACGGTGAATGCCCTTCAGTTTTCATTTCAGCTTACCCTGGATCATTCTATGGAAGGCTCTTCCCTGAAAATACCATCCACTTTATCTATGCCTCTTACAGCTTACACTGGCTTTCCAAG ATTCCTCCAGATTTGTATGATGATCAAGGCAAGTCCATAAACAAAGGTTGTGTTAACATCTGCTCTTCAAGCCCTGAAGCTGTTTCCAAAGCTTACTACAGTCAATTCAAGGAAGATTTCTCCATGTTCCTTCGGTTTAGATCAAAAGAGTTGGTTGCTTCAGGCAGAATGGTGCTCATAATGCTCGGAAGAGAAAGTCCTGATCATGTGGATAGAGGAAACTCTTTCCTCTGGGAGCTTCTGGCTAGATCCATAGCCAATCTTGTCGCACAG GGAGAAACTGAGGAAGAGAAGCTAAATTCTTACGAGATGCACTTTTACGCCCCGAGTGCTGCTGAGATAGAAGATGAAGTGAAGGAAGAAGGGTCTTTTGAACTAGAGAAGTTAGAGATGTTAGAGGTTGACAAGGAGAAAGGCGACGAGGATGGTGTTAGTTATGGTAAGACGGCTGCAAAGACGGTAAGAGCGGTTCAAGAGTCAATGCTTGCTCTACCCTTCGGGGAAGAGATTCTTGACAAGCTGTTTGATACATATGGTAGAATGGTTGACGAGGAGTTGGCCAAAGAAGACATAAGACCCATCACATTTGTTGTTGTCCTGAAAAGGAAACTTTGA